From a region of the Actinopolymorpha singaporensis genome:
- the mshD gene encoding mycothiol synthase, translating to MGNSPGEIEITGRLTAAERTEVDALIEAAAAEDGVRALDERATLLLGMPDATRHLLARAGKASAEGDESGEVGEVVGYAHLDLPAVITDEPPNAPAAGSPAEAATADLVIRPDHRGRGIGQALADALIAEAGRVPVQVWAHGPHPGAARLAAATGFTADRALAWMRRPLNGPNARPLPDIAPPAGVTIRTFAPGNDEQAWLAVNAAAFAAHPEQGRWTRADLDARIGAEWFDPAGFFVAERDGELVGFHWTKVHTGQVRGDEPGPAGEIYVLGVAPHAQGGGLAKALAVAGLAYLRDRGLPTVMLYVEAGNRAAVGLYERLGFTRAATDVMYHHEPAG from the coding sequence GTGGGTAACTCGCCGGGTGAAATCGAGATCACCGGTCGCCTCACGGCGGCCGAACGCACGGAAGTGGACGCCCTGATCGAGGCCGCCGCGGCCGAGGACGGCGTGCGCGCCCTCGACGAACGCGCGACGTTGCTCCTCGGCATGCCCGACGCCACCCGCCACCTGCTGGCCCGGGCCGGCAAGGCGAGCGCGGAGGGCGACGAGAGCGGGGAAGTCGGTGAGGTGGTGGGGTACGCCCACCTGGACCTGCCGGCCGTCATCACCGACGAGCCCCCGAACGCGCCCGCCGCCGGCAGTCCGGCCGAGGCGGCCACCGCCGACCTGGTGATCCGCCCCGACCACCGCGGCCGCGGCATCGGCCAGGCGCTGGCCGACGCGCTGATCGCCGAGGCAGGCCGGGTGCCGGTGCAGGTGTGGGCACACGGCCCGCACCCCGGGGCGGCCCGGCTGGCCGCGGCCACCGGGTTCACCGCCGACCGGGCGCTGGCCTGGATGCGCCGCCCGCTGAACGGACCGAACGCCCGGCCGCTTCCGGACATCGCGCCGCCGGCCGGGGTCACGATCCGCACCTTCGCCCCCGGCAACGACGAGCAGGCCTGGCTGGCGGTCAACGCGGCTGCGTTCGCCGCCCACCCCGAGCAGGGCCGCTGGACCCGCGCCGACCTCGACGCCCGGATCGGCGCCGAGTGGTTCGACCCGGCGGGCTTCTTCGTCGCCGAGCGCGACGGGGAGCTGGTCGGCTTCCACTGGACGAAGGTGCACACCGGGCAGGTACGCGGAGACGAGCCCGGCCCGGCGGGTGAGATCTACGTGCTGGGGGTGGCCCCGCACGCGCAGGGCGGCGGGCTGGCCAAGGCGCTGGCCGTGGCCGGGCTGGCGTACCTCCGCGACCGTGGCCTGCCGACCGTGATGTTGTACGTCGAGGCCGGCAACCGCGCCGCGGTCGGCCTCTACGAGCGGCTGGGCTTCACCCGGGCCGCCACAGACGTGATGTACCACCACGAACCGGCCGGTTGA
- a CDS encoding RNA degradosome polyphosphate kinase gives MSTQIARPEITEYDVEPPYDVTEGDLPDDRFLDRELSWLHFNTRVLELAEDPQMPLLERVRFLAIFANNLDEFFMVRVAGLKRRMAAGVAVRAASGLLPREVLESIWACTRELMVRHANVCHDQVLPELVAQGIEVLRWDDLDEDAKDRLHELFGARVFPVLTPLAVDPAHPFPYISGLSLNLAVVVRNPQTGGEHFARVKVPQILPRFVPVDKQRYVPLEDVIAAHLDQLFPGMEILQHHSFRVTRNEDLEVEEDDAENLLQALERELLRRRFGPPVRLEVEASIDPHVLELLVSELGVSDEEVCRLTGPLDLSGLSAIADVDRAELKFPAFVPVTHRDLAEVESSHPPDVFSAVRQREVLLHHPYDSFSTSVQRFIEQAAADPHVLAIKQTLYRTNEESPIVDALIDAAEAGKQVLVVVEIKARFDEEANIRWARQLEQSGCHVVYGLIGLKTHCKLALVVREEPDGLRRYAHIGTGNYNPKTARLYEDLGLLSSDPVLAADLSALFNTLSGYARTTEYDRLLVAPRSVRTSLIERIRREVAHHRAGRPARIRWKVNALVDEAVIDALYEASRAGVPIDLWIRGICALRPGVPGLSETIRVRSVLGRFLEHSRIFWFANGGDTDVWIGSADMMHRNLDRRVEALARVTQDDHVTELTRLLDLAFDDRTSAWHLEGDGDWIRHHLDADGTPLRDLQQHLISVKLRHRLKVAGGQGAA, from the coding sequence GTGAGCACCCAGATCGCGCGGCCCGAGATCACCGAGTACGACGTCGAACCCCCGTACGACGTGACCGAGGGCGACCTGCCCGACGACCGGTTCCTCGACCGGGAGCTGTCCTGGCTGCACTTCAACACCCGGGTGCTCGAACTCGCCGAGGACCCGCAGATGCCCCTGCTGGAACGCGTGCGGTTCCTCGCGATCTTCGCCAACAACCTGGACGAGTTCTTCATGGTCCGGGTCGCCGGCCTCAAGCGCCGGATGGCTGCGGGCGTGGCCGTGCGGGCCGCGTCCGGCCTGCTTCCCCGCGAGGTGCTGGAGAGCATCTGGGCGTGCACCCGCGAGCTGATGGTCCGCCACGCGAACGTGTGCCACGACCAGGTGCTTCCCGAGCTGGTGGCCCAGGGGATCGAGGTGCTGCGCTGGGACGACCTCGACGAGGACGCCAAGGACCGCCTGCACGAGCTGTTCGGCGCCCGGGTGTTTCCGGTGCTCACGCCGCTCGCGGTCGACCCGGCGCATCCGTTCCCTTACATCTCCGGGCTGTCCCTCAACCTCGCGGTGGTGGTGCGGAACCCGCAGACCGGCGGTGAGCACTTCGCCCGGGTGAAGGTGCCGCAGATCCTGCCGCGGTTCGTTCCCGTCGACAAGCAGCGCTACGTCCCGCTGGAGGACGTCATCGCCGCGCACCTCGACCAGCTCTTCCCCGGCATGGAGATCCTCCAGCACCACTCGTTCCGGGTGACCCGCAACGAGGACCTCGAGGTGGAGGAGGACGACGCGGAGAACCTCCTGCAGGCGCTGGAGCGGGAGCTGCTGCGGCGCCGGTTCGGGCCGCCGGTACGGCTGGAGGTGGAGGCGTCCATCGACCCGCACGTGCTGGAGCTGCTGGTGTCCGAGCTCGGCGTCAGCGACGAGGAGGTGTGCCGGCTGACCGGGCCGCTGGACCTGTCCGGCCTGTCCGCGATCGCCGACGTGGACCGGGCGGAGCTGAAGTTCCCCGCGTTCGTGCCGGTGACCCACCGGGACCTCGCCGAGGTGGAGAGCTCACATCCGCCGGACGTGTTCTCCGCCGTACGCCAGCGGGAGGTGCTGCTGCACCACCCGTACGACTCGTTCTCCACCAGCGTCCAAAGGTTCATCGAGCAGGCCGCCGCCGACCCGCACGTGCTCGCGATCAAGCAGACCCTCTACCGCACCAACGAGGAGTCGCCGATCGTCGACGCGCTGATCGACGCCGCCGAGGCCGGCAAGCAGGTGCTGGTGGTGGTGGAGATCAAGGCCCGGTTCGACGAGGAGGCCAACATCCGCTGGGCCCGGCAGCTGGAGCAGTCCGGCTGTCACGTCGTGTACGGCCTGATCGGGCTGAAGACCCACTGCAAGCTGGCCCTCGTCGTCCGTGAGGAACCCGACGGGCTGCGCCGCTACGCCCACATCGGCACCGGCAACTACAACCCCAAGACCGCCCGGCTGTACGAGGACCTCGGGCTGCTCAGCAGCGATCCCGTGCTCGCCGCCGACCTGAGCGCGTTGTTCAACACGCTGTCGGGGTACGCCCGCACCACCGAGTACGACCGGCTGCTGGTAGCGCCGCGCTCGGTGCGTACGTCCCTGATCGAGCGGATCCGGCGGGAGGTGGCCCACCACCGCGCCGGCCGGCCCGCCCGCATCCGGTGGAAGGTCAACGCGCTGGTCGACGAGGCGGTGATCGACGCGCTGTACGAGGCGTCCCGGGCAGGCGTCCCGATCGACCTGTGGATCCGCGGAATCTGCGCACTGCGGCCAGGAGTGCCCGGCCTGTCCGAGACGATCCGCGTCCGCAGCGTCCTCGGGAGGTTCCTGGAGCACTCCCGGATCTTCTGGTTCGCCAACGGCGGTGACACCGACGTCTGGATCGGGTCGGCGGACATGATGCACCGCAACCTCGACCGCCGGGTGGAGGCGCTCGCCCGGGTCACCCAGGACGACCACGTGACCGAGTTGACCAGGCTGCTCGACCTGGCGTTCGACGACCGTACGTCGGCGTGGCACCTCGAAGGCGACGGCGACTGGATCCGCCACCACCTCGACGCCGACGGCACACCGCTGCGCGACCTTCAGCAGCACCTCATCTCCGTGAAGCTGCGCCACCGGCTGAAGGTGGCCGGCGGGCAGGGGGCGGCATGA
- a CDS encoding NUDIX hydrolase, with amino-acid sequence MVRGKTEPRDRVVEAAGAVVWRPSPYERAEVLLVHRPKYDDWSFPKGKLEPGERAPAAAVREVAEETGIRVVLGPPMPPVRYPLAGGAVKVVRYWQAVPVDDGADFTPGHEVDRRAWLRFAEAARRLTHPRDRSLLTTLTPRSTRPLVLVRHGSALPRSGWTGDDLERPLGDEGHTQAAELVGALAAYGITRVVSSPARRCVETLLPYATSAGVRIEPEPAFAEGADPALVAEQAMRLLDAPEPTAVCTHRPTLPDLWAGLGVTPLPLQPGEAVVLHLAGRTPVAVERHPPAEALSGR; translated from the coding sequence GTGGTCCGGGGGAAGACCGAGCCCAGGGACCGGGTGGTCGAGGCGGCCGGCGCGGTGGTGTGGCGGCCGTCGCCGTACGAACGTGCCGAGGTGCTGCTGGTGCACCGGCCGAAGTACGACGACTGGTCGTTCCCCAAGGGCAAGCTGGAGCCGGGCGAACGCGCGCCGGCCGCGGCGGTGCGCGAGGTCGCCGAGGAGACCGGGATCAGGGTGGTCCTCGGGCCGCCGATGCCCCCGGTGCGCTACCCGCTGGCCGGCGGGGCGGTGAAGGTGGTGCGCTACTGGCAGGCCGTGCCCGTCGACGACGGGGCGGACTTCACGCCCGGGCACGAGGTCGACCGGCGGGCCTGGCTGCGGTTCGCCGAGGCCGCCCGCCGGCTCACCCACCCCCGGGACCGCTCGCTGCTCACCACCCTGACGCCGCGGTCGACCCGGCCGCTGGTGCTCGTCCGGCACGGCTCGGCGCTGCCCCGGAGCGGCTGGACCGGCGACGACCTGGAGCGGCCCCTCGGCGACGAGGGCCACACTCAGGCCGCCGAACTCGTCGGAGCGCTCGCGGCGTACGGCATCACCCGGGTGGTCAGCTCACCTGCCCGGCGGTGCGTCGAGACCCTGCTGCCGTACGCCACCTCCGCCGGCGTGCGGATCGAACCCGAGCCTGCGTTCGCCGAGGGGGCCGACCCGGCGCTGGTCGCCGAGCAGGCGATGCGGCTGCTGGACGCGCCGGAGCCGACCGCCGTGTGCACCCACCGGCCGACCCTGCCGGACCTGTGGGCGGGTCTCGGCGTGACCCCGTTGCCGCTGCAGCCCGGCGAGGCGGTCGTACTCCACCTCGCAGGCCGCACACCCGTGGCCGTCGAACGCCACCCGCCCGCCGAAGCCCTCTCCGGCCGCTGA
- a CDS encoding VOC family protein — protein sequence MNERANERAGEQAGERAGAGVRVTGVATVAVPVADHDRALAFYAGTCGFEVTMDGSFGPGQRWVEVAPPSGGTAGGTTIALVSAREEAPAGVDTGIRLATRDAGADHAYLRAHGVDVDPEVLRWPGVPPMFGLRDPDGNHLYVVERT from the coding sequence ATGAACGAACGGGCGAACGAACGGGCGGGGGAGCAGGCCGGCGAACGGGCGGGGGCGGGCGTCCGGGTGACCGGGGTGGCGACGGTGGCGGTGCCGGTGGCCGACCACGACCGCGCGCTCGCGTTCTATGCGGGTACGTGCGGGTTCGAGGTGACTATGGACGGTTCCTTCGGCCCTGGGCAGCGCTGGGTGGAGGTGGCACCACCGTCCGGGGGCACGGCAGGGGGTACGACGATCGCTCTGGTCAGCGCCCGAGAGGAGGCTCCCGCCGGGGTGGACACCGGCATCCGGCTGGCCACCCGCGACGCGGGTGCCGACCACGCGTACCTGCGGGCCCACGGTGTGGACGTCGACCCCGAGGTGCTGCGCTGGCCAGGAGTGCCGCCGATGTTCGGTCTGCGCGACCCCGACGGCAACCACCTGTACGTCGTCGAGCGCACCTGA
- the pstS gene encoding phosphate ABC transporter substrate-binding protein PstS — translation MKHTRFAALAVAALGGAVALAGCGSDPTPAAGSKGAEPTKSGSCPSGTLNAEGSSAQKNAIEQAIADYQTKCPDVTVNYNPTGSGAGIKQFNAGQVDFAGSDSALKTEPKDGVVETDAAKKRCQNNAAWNLPMAVGPIAIAYNVQGVGNLVLDGPTAAKIFDGTIKTWNDPAIARLNKGAKLPSSKIVVFYRSDESGTTENFTKYLQASSGGAWKAEPSKSWEGTGSGKNKSAGVAAGVKATPNSITYVEWSYARDNKLAMASIDTGSGPVKLTGESAGKAVAAAKPDGQGNDLRLKLDYATKAKGAYPIVLVTYEIVCSKGLDASKAGLVKGFLTDYSSEQTQTGLADLGYAPLPDKVRTKVEAAVKAIR, via the coding sequence GTGAAGCACACCCGATTCGCCGCGCTCGCGGTGGCGGCGCTCGGCGGCGCCGTGGCGCTGGCCGGCTGCGGGAGCGACCCGACGCCCGCGGCCGGCAGCAAGGGCGCCGAGCCGACCAAGAGCGGGTCGTGCCCCTCCGGCACCCTCAACGCGGAAGGCTCCTCGGCGCAGAAGAACGCGATCGAGCAGGCCATCGCCGACTACCAGACCAAGTGCCCCGACGTGACCGTCAACTACAACCCGACGGGCTCGGGCGCGGGCATCAAGCAGTTCAACGCCGGACAGGTCGACTTCGCCGGCTCGGACTCCGCGCTGAAGACGGAGCCGAAGGACGGCGTGGTCGAGACCGACGCCGCCAAGAAGCGGTGCCAGAACAACGCCGCCTGGAACCTCCCGATGGCGGTCGGCCCGATCGCCATCGCCTACAACGTGCAGGGCGTCGGCAACCTGGTGCTCGACGGCCCCACCGCCGCGAAGATCTTCGACGGCACCATCAAGACCTGGAACGACCCGGCGATCGCCAGGCTGAACAAGGGCGCCAAGCTGCCGAGTTCGAAGATCGTGGTCTTCTACCGTTCGGACGAGTCCGGTACGACGGAGAACTTCACGAAGTACCTCCAGGCCAGCTCCGGCGGGGCGTGGAAGGCCGAGCCCTCGAAGAGCTGGGAAGGCACCGGCTCGGGCAAGAACAAGTCCGCCGGCGTGGCCGCGGGCGTGAAGGCGACCCCCAACTCGATCACCTACGTCGAGTGGTCCTACGCCCGTGACAACAAGCTCGCCATGGCCAGCATCGACACCGGCTCCGGTCCGGTGAAGCTGACCGGTGAGTCGGCGGGCAAGGCCGTCGCCGCGGCGAAGCCGGACGGCCAGGGCAACGACCTGCGGCTGAAGCTGGACTACGCCACCAAGGCCAAGGGCGCCTACCCGATCGTCCTGGTCACCTACGAGATCGTCTGCTCCAAGGGCCTGGACGCCTCGAAGGCCGGGCTCGTGAAGGGCTTCCTCACCGACTACTCCAGCGAGCAGACCCAGACCGGCCTCGCCGACCTCGGCTACGCGCCGCTGCCCGACAAGGTGCGCACCAAGGTCGAGGCCGCGGTCAAGGCGATCCGCTGA
- the pstC gene encoding phosphate ABC transporter permease subunit PstC yields the protein MSSNSSRQELLDSRPQGLDLGPTGRGGDRFFSGLARGSGLVVIALVVFVAAFLLWLAVPALRDNQASFLFSRTWQPGLTPPKFGIVDLLWTTVLVSALALLLAVPVALGVALFLTHYAPARLARPITYVVDLLAAVPSIIFGLWGITELAPRLAPVGNFLSAHNLGIPFLKPGIPDTGTVFVAGVVLAIMILPIIAAFTREVFAQTPAEHREAALALGATKWEMIRMTVLPYGRSGMVSAAMLGLGRALGETIAIMIILSTPSPGAPFSASLFAGGETFASKIANNAAEFDSPSKTGAYIAAGLVLFVLTFAVNALARLVLLHTGRKHT from the coding sequence ATGAGCTCGAACAGTTCCCGCCAGGAACTCCTCGACAGTCGGCCCCAGGGCTTGGACCTGGGGCCGACCGGCCGTGGTGGTGACCGGTTCTTCTCCGGTCTGGCCCGGGGCTCCGGCCTCGTCGTCATCGCGCTGGTCGTCTTCGTCGCCGCGTTCCTGCTCTGGCTCGCCGTCCCCGCGCTGAGGGACAACCAGGCCAGCTTCCTGTTCTCCCGGACTTGGCAGCCGGGACTGACCCCGCCGAAGTTCGGGATCGTCGACCTGCTGTGGACGACGGTGCTCGTCTCGGCGCTCGCGCTGCTGCTGGCCGTGCCCGTCGCGCTCGGGGTGGCGTTGTTCCTCACCCACTACGCGCCGGCGAGGCTGGCCCGGCCGATCACGTACGTCGTCGACCTGCTGGCGGCCGTACCCTCGATCATCTTCGGGCTGTGGGGGATCACCGAACTGGCGCCCAGGCTCGCGCCGGTCGGGAACTTCCTGTCCGCCCACAACCTCGGCATCCCGTTCCTGAAGCCGGGCATCCCCGACACCGGGACGGTGTTCGTCGCCGGCGTCGTGCTGGCCATCATGATCCTGCCGATCATCGCCGCGTTCACCCGCGAGGTCTTCGCACAGACCCCCGCCGAGCACCGGGAGGCCGCTCTCGCCCTGGGTGCGACGAAGTGGGAGATGATCCGGATGACCGTCCTGCCGTACGGCCGGTCTGGGATGGTCAGCGCTGCCATGCTCGGCCTGGGCCGGGCACTCGGCGAGACCATCGCGATCATGATCATCCTGTCCACGCCGAGCCCGGGTGCGCCGTTCAGCGCGAGCCTGTTCGCCGGCGGTGAGACGTTCGCGAGCAAGATCGCCAACAACGCGGCGGAGTTCGACTCCCCCAGCAAGACCGGCGCCTACATCGCCGCCGGCCTGGTGTTGTTCGTCCTCACGTTCGCGGTCAACGCCCTGGCCCGCCTCGTCCTGTTGCACACCGGAAGGAAGCACACGTGA
- the pstA gene encoding phosphate ABC transporter permease PstA — MSALSSARPSGSHLDLTGNRSRGRAVRNVVATVLVAACFALALVPLAWILWTVASKGFHLLLDPNWWGQSQRGITSRTAGGGAYHAIAGSLITAVMCALVSVPIGVFGAIYLVEYGRGGPLARAVSFMVDILTGIPSIVAALFIYALWVTLFGFGRVGFAVSLSLVLLMVPTVLRLTEEVLRLVPNELREASAALGVPRWKTILKVVVPTAFSGIVTGVMLGLARIMGETAPLLILGPYTSGINFNPFAGNMAALPTMINQDRTESLQPAVDRTWAAALTLVLLVLVLNLLARAVARFSAVRKR; from the coding sequence GTGAGTGCGCTCAGCTCGGCCCGCCCGAGCGGGTCCCACCTCGACCTGACCGGAAACCGGTCCAGGGGCCGTGCCGTCCGCAACGTGGTGGCGACGGTGCTGGTCGCGGCCTGCTTCGCGCTGGCGCTGGTGCCGCTGGCGTGGATCCTGTGGACGGTCGCGAGCAAGGGCTTCCACCTCCTGCTCGACCCGAACTGGTGGGGCCAGTCCCAGCGCGGGATCACCTCCCGCACGGCCGGCGGCGGCGCCTACCACGCCATCGCGGGCTCGCTGATCACCGCGGTCATGTGCGCACTGGTCTCGGTGCCGATCGGCGTCTTCGGCGCGATCTACCTGGTGGAGTACGGCCGGGGCGGCCCGCTCGCCCGCGCCGTGAGCTTCATGGTGGACATCCTCACCGGTATCCCGTCCATCGTCGCGGCGCTGTTCATCTACGCGCTGTGGGTGACGTTGTTCGGCTTCGGCCGGGTCGGGTTCGCGGTCAGCCTGTCGCTCGTCCTGCTGATGGTGCCGACGGTGCTGCGCCTCACCGAGGAGGTGCTGCGGCTGGTGCCGAACGAGCTGCGCGAGGCCTCCGCCGCGCTCGGCGTACCCCGGTGGAAGACGATCCTGAAGGTCGTCGTACCCACGGCGTTCAGCGGCATCGTCACCGGCGTGATGCTCGGCCTGGCCCGGATCATGGGCGAGACCGCGCCGCTGCTGATCCTCGGGCCCTACACCAGCGGGATCAACTTCAACCCGTTCGCGGGGAACATGGCCGCCCTGCCCACGATGATCAACCAGGACCGTACGGAGTCCCTCCAGCCGGCCGTGGACCGCACCTGGGCCGCGGCCCTGACGCTGGTCCTGCTGGTACTGGTCCTCAACCTTCTCGCGCGGGCCGTCGCCCGGTTCAGCGCCGTACGCAAGCGTTAG
- the pstB gene encoding phosphate ABC transporter ATP-binding protein PstB yields the protein MAKRIDVSGLDIYYGAFKAVEGVNMTVEPRNVTAFIGPSGCGKSTMLRTLNRMHEVVPGARVEGKVMLDDQDLYSSDVDPVAVRRVVGMVFQRPNPFPTMSIYDNVAAGLKLNGVRQKSVLDDAVERSLKGANLWKEVHDRLNRPGGSLSGGQQQRLCIARAIAVEPQVLLMDEPCSALDPISTLAIEDLISQLKERFTIVIVTHNMQQAARVSDATAFFNLSGQGKPGHLIEMDSTQKIFSNPSEQATEAYITGRFG from the coding sequence ATGGCGAAACGAATCGATGTCTCCGGCCTCGACATCTACTACGGCGCGTTCAAGGCGGTCGAGGGCGTCAACATGACGGTCGAGCCGCGCAACGTCACCGCCTTCATCGGCCCCTCCGGGTGCGGGAAGTCGACGATGCTGCGCACCCTCAACCGGATGCACGAGGTGGTGCCCGGCGCCCGGGTCGAGGGCAAGGTCATGCTGGACGACCAGGACCTCTACAGCTCAGACGTCGACCCGGTGGCGGTGCGCCGCGTGGTCGGCATGGTCTTCCAGCGGCCCAACCCGTTCCCGACCATGTCGATCTACGACAACGTCGCGGCCGGGCTGAAGCTGAACGGCGTACGCCAGAAGAGCGTGCTGGACGACGCGGTGGAGCGCTCCCTGAAAGGTGCGAACCTGTGGAAGGAGGTGCACGACCGGCTGAACCGGCCCGGCGGCTCGCTGTCCGGCGGTCAGCAGCAGCGGTTGTGCATCGCCCGGGCGATCGCCGTGGAGCCGCAGGTGCTGTTGATGGACGAGCCGTGCTCGGCGCTGGACCCGATCTCGACGCTGGCGATCGAGGATCTGATCTCCCAGCTGAAGGAACGCTTCACGATCGTCATCGTCACGCACAACATGCAGCAGGCGGCCCGGGTGTCCGACGCCACGGCGTTCTTCAACCTGTCCGGTCAGGGCAAGCCGGGGCACCTGATCGAGATGGACAGTACGCAGAAGATCTTCTCGAACCCGTCCGAGCAGGCCACCGAGGCCTACATCACCGGCCGGTTCGGCTGA
- a CDS encoding inorganic phosphate transporter — protein sequence MELALVIAVVLIALAFDYTNGFHDAANAIASSVSTRALTPRTALALAAVMNLAGALISEGVAETIGSGIITPETDAHGMTVVLSGLVGAISWNLLTWWLGLPSSSSHALIGGLIGAGLAASATVHWATIGKKVVLPMVLSPLIGFLLAYVVMLSLLWIFRKANPNRAYRGFRAGQSVSAAAMAFGHGLQDAQKTMGVIVLALVTAGLHTGTDVPLWVKLAAATAIALGTYSGGWRIMRTLGRRVIKLDPARGIAADSTASAVLYVMAIGFHAPVSTTHTVSAAIMGVGSTQRLSAVRWGVAGNIVTAWVLTIPAAAAVAAVVYYAARLFLP from the coding sequence ATGGAGCTCGCCCTCGTCATCGCGGTCGTACTGATCGCCCTGGCATTCGACTACACCAACGGCTTCCACGACGCGGCGAACGCGATCGCGTCGTCGGTGTCCACCCGAGCGCTCACCCCGCGCACCGCCCTGGCGCTGGCCGCGGTGATGAACCTCGCCGGTGCGCTGATCTCCGAAGGCGTGGCCGAGACGATCGGCAGCGGCATCATCACCCCGGAGACCGACGCACACGGCATGACGGTCGTCCTGTCCGGCCTCGTCGGAGCGATCAGCTGGAACCTCCTGACCTGGTGGCTCGGCCTGCCCTCGTCCTCCTCGCACGCCCTGATCGGCGGGCTGATCGGCGCCGGCCTGGCGGCGTCGGCCACCGTGCACTGGGCGACGATCGGGAAGAAGGTCGTGCTCCCGATGGTTTTGTCGCCGCTGATCGGGTTCCTGCTCGCGTATGTCGTGATGCTCAGCCTGCTGTGGATCTTCCGGAAGGCGAACCCCAACCGGGCCTACCGCGGCTTCCGTGCCGGGCAGTCGGTGTCGGCGGCGGCGATGGCGTTCGGGCACGGCCTGCAGGACGCCCAGAAGACGATGGGTGTCATCGTGCTCGCCCTGGTCACCGCCGGACTGCACACCGGGACCGACGTGCCGTTGTGGGTGAAGCTGGCCGCGGCCACCGCGATCGCGCTCGGTACGTACTCCGGCGGCTGGCGGATCATGCGCACCCTCGGCCGCCGGGTGATCAAGCTGGACCCGGCCCGCGGCATCGCGGCGGACAGCACGGCCTCGGCGGTGCTCTACGTGATGGCGATCGGCTTCCACGCACCCGTCTCGACCACCCACACGGTGAGCGCGGCGATCATGGGCGTCGGTTCGACGCAGCGCCTGTCGGCGGTCCGCTGGGGCGTGGCCGGCAACATCGTCACCGCCTGGGTGCTCACCATCCCGGCAGCCGCCGCGGTCGCGGCGGTCGTCTACTACGCCGCCCGGCTCTTCCTGCCCTGA
- a CDS encoding DUF47 domain-containing protein, protein MRFRFTPVDTTFYDLFAKSASILVDGARLFAEMLADDADRQASARLMKDAEHRADEATHEIIRRVNSTFVTPFDREDIYRLAAGLDDVMDYMEAAVDSIVLYELDQLPEGLEQQVEVLQRAAALTAEAMPRLRTMRDLEEYWIEVNRLENLGDQIHRQMLAKLFSGAYDALTVLKVKDVIELVELAVDAFEKVANTVEQIAVKES, encoded by the coding sequence GTGCGCTTCCGATTCACTCCGGTGGACACGACGTTCTACGACCTCTTCGCCAAGTCCGCCAGCATCCTGGTCGACGGCGCTCGGCTGTTCGCCGAGATGCTCGCCGACGACGCTGACCGACAGGCCAGTGCCCGGCTGATGAAGGACGCCGAGCACCGCGCCGACGAGGCGACCCACGAGATCATCCGCCGGGTCAACAGCACGTTCGTCACGCCGTTCGACCGCGAGGACATCTACCGCCTCGCCGCCGGCCTGGACGACGTCATGGACTACATGGAGGCGGCCGTCGACTCGATCGTCCTCTATGAGCTGGACCAGCTCCCAGAAGGGCTCGAACAGCAGGTCGAGGTGCTCCAGCGGGCCGCCGCGCTCACCGCCGAGGCGATGCCGCGGCTGCGCACGATGCGCGACCTGGAGGAGTACTGGATCGAGGTCAACCGGCTGGAGAACCTCGGTGACCAGATCCACCGGCAGATGCTCGCCAAGCTGTTCAGCGGCGCCTACGACGCGTTGACCGTGCTGAAGGTCAAGGACGTGATCGAGCTCGTCGAGCTCGCCGTCGACGCGTTCGAGAAGGTCGCCAACACGGTCGAGCAGATCGCGGTCAAGGAGTCGTGA
- a CDS encoding DUF202 domain-containing protein, which translates to MSQPARLYSREGQLERTALAWSRTILVLAVNGALLVRSAPACGAWAEVAGLCVLSVTLAAWVVTNRAYRRQSAGPTAALLTRGMFTVVAVVVFVGVGILDLLAVITHS; encoded by the coding sequence GTGAGCCAACCGGCGCGGCTCTACTCCAGGGAGGGCCAGCTCGAACGCACCGCGCTCGCCTGGAGCCGCACCATCCTGGTCCTGGCGGTCAACGGAGCCTTGTTGGTCCGCAGTGCGCCCGCCTGCGGCGCCTGGGCCGAAGTAGCCGGATTGTGCGTACTTTCTGTCACTCTTGCGGCGTGGGTCGTCACCAATCGTGCATACCGGCGTCAGTCGGCCGGACCCACTGCGGCCCTGCTCACCCGCGGCATGTTCACTGTCGTAGCCGTCGTGGTGTTCGTGGGCGTGGGGATCCTCGACCTGCTGGCGGTGATCACCCATAGCTGA
- a CDS encoding YidH family protein, with product MGGTEPDYRFSLANERTFLAYLRTGLALGAAGVAAVQFLTTVEPGWLRRLFGLVLAVGGIATTLGAYLRWRRTAAAMRRGAPLPATLMPLGLAFTVFVVTALAIYLVAFGQQ from the coding sequence ATGGGGGGCACCGAACCCGACTACCGCTTCAGCCTGGCCAACGAGCGGACCTTCCTCGCCTACCTTCGTACCGGCCTGGCGCTGGGCGCGGCCGGCGTGGCCGCCGTCCAGTTCCTCACCACGGTCGAGCCGGGCTGGCTTCGGCGGCTGTTCGGCCTGGTGCTCGCGGTCGGGGGCATCGCCACCACGCTCGGCGCCTACCTCCGGTGGCGGCGCACCGCCGCCGCGATGCGCCGCGGCGCGCCGCTTCCGGCCACGCTGATGCCGCTCGGGCTGGCGTTCACGGTGTTCGTGGTGACTGCTCTGGCGATCTACCTGGTCGCGTTCGGTCAGCAGTAG